In the genome of Jeotgalibacillus haloalkalitolerans, one region contains:
- the sigI gene encoding RNA polymerase sigma-I factor, with the protein MERLLSFLLFGLYKFSSKMTLEEKVVHIQSGDTQLLSEVLEDYKPFVKKAASKICHRYIYDSDDEFSIALIAFNDALMKYQPEKGASVISFSEIVIKRRMIDYIRTHRKEKQEMLFEPGGESLETARYLENDQSMKQYQSELESELRKEEIAQYTLTLKAFGLTFSELVNCSPKHQDARKNAIFIAKLVSSNKEWFAELKDKKRLPIKKIEKEVEVSRKTIERNRKYIIAVAVLLNGRFPYLYEYVKEQL; encoded by the coding sequence GTGGAGAGGTTGCTATCTTTCCTGTTATTTGGATTATATAAGTTTTCTTCTAAAATGACGCTTGAAGAAAAAGTGGTTCATATACAAAGTGGGGATACACAGCTTTTATCTGAAGTGCTTGAGGATTATAAGCCTTTTGTGAAAAAAGCTGCATCGAAAATTTGTCATCGATACATTTATGACTCTGATGATGAATTTAGTATCGCATTAATCGCATTTAATGATGCGTTAATGAAATATCAGCCGGAGAAGGGTGCTTCAGTGATCAGTTTTTCAGAAATCGTCATCAAAAGGCGAATGATTGACTATATCAGAACCCACCGGAAAGAAAAGCAGGAAATGCTCTTCGAACCGGGTGGGGAATCACTTGAAACTGCCCGTTATTTGGAAAATGATCAATCGATGAAGCAGTATCAATCCGAGCTGGAATCGGAATTAAGAAAAGAAGAAATTGCGCAATACACTCTTACACTTAAAGCATTTGGGCTCACATTCAGCGAACTGGTGAACTGTTCTCCAAAGCACCAGGATGCCAGAAAAAATGCGATTTTTATCGCAAAGCTGGTCAGCTCGAATAAAGAATGGTTTGCAGAATTAAAGGATAAAAAAAGGCTGCCGATAAAAAAAATTGAAAAAGAAGTTGAAGTCAGCAGAAAAACGATTGAACGGAACCGGAAATACATTATTGCGGTAGCCGTTTTGCTGAATGGCCGTTTTCCTTATCTATATGAGTATGTGAAGGAGCAGTTATGA
- a CDS encoding anti-sigma factor domain-containing protein, with amino-acid sequence MKKGIVMEVKRRHLVLLTGEGEFCRVKKPAEQVGVGDEVVSSELTVRSYNQLIATGAMAAIFMIAFVILQPFLNQKTYAHVSIDINPSFEIELNKNNEAVMLEPVNDDAHAIFENLDWENKPVGDVIASIVQESIRAGFLASEDGAVTISTAVSEEADDAFEKELQSLLKSWSQTSNVSQVAFLKGDMQDVIRADERGISFGQLLAEQKSENEQLITPEKPASITEQKDDLVETVEEPVDIPEEDPAPPASVPDEETPTETVPANSQGMNKKEENQEKQEQKKVEQQEKKEQKQEEKEESKNKNTGNSGNNGNGGNNGNNGNNGNSGNSGNSGNNGNNGNGGNNGNNGNNGNNGNVGNNGNGNGGNNGNGKNNGN; translated from the coding sequence ATGAAAAAAGGAATTGTGATGGAAGTAAAGAGGAGGCACCTTGTTCTTTTAACTGGAGAAGGCGAGTTTTGCAGGGTGAAAAAGCCTGCTGAACAAGTTGGCGTGGGTGATGAAGTAGTCTCGAGTGAATTGACGGTCAGATCCTATAACCAACTGATTGCTACAGGTGCAATGGCAGCTATATTTATGATTGCATTTGTTATCCTTCAACCTTTTTTAAATCAGAAAACCTATGCACATGTCTCAATAGATATTAATCCAAGCTTTGAGATTGAATTAAATAAAAATAATGAAGCGGTTATGCTTGAGCCGGTGAATGACGATGCGCATGCGATTTTTGAAAATCTGGATTGGGAAAACAAGCCGGTTGGAGATGTCATTGCATCAATCGTCCAGGAAAGCATCCGGGCAGGCTTTTTAGCATCGGAGGATGGAGCCGTGACTATTTCAACAGCTGTATCTGAAGAAGCAGACGATGCGTTTGAAAAAGAGCTTCAGTCTTTACTTAAAAGCTGGTCTCAAACGTCGAATGTATCACAGGTTGCTTTCCTGAAAGGGGATATGCAGGATGTGATAAGAGCAGATGAAAGAGGTATTTCTTTTGGACAGCTGCTGGCTGAGCAAAAAAGTGAAAATGAGCAGCTGATTACACCGGAAAAACCTGCGTCAATCACTGAGCAAAAAGATGATCTGGTAGAGACAGTTGAAGAGCCGGTTGATATACCGGAAGAGGATCCGGCACCACCTGCTTCTGTCCCTGATGAGGAAACTCCAACAGAAACAGTGCCTGCTAACAGTCAGGGTATGAATAAAAAAGAAGAGAATCAGGAAAAGCAGGAGCAAAAGAAAGTGGAGCAACAGGAGAAAAAAGAACAAAAGCAGGAAGAGAAGGAAGAATCAAAAAACAAAAACACCGGAAACAGTGGGAATAACGGTAATGGCGGAAACAACGGAAACAACGGAAACAACGGAAATAGCGGAAATAGCGGAAATAGCGGGAATAACGGGAATAACGGGAATGGCGGCAACAATGGCAATAATGGGAACAACGGAAATAATGGAAATGTGGGCAACAACGGCAATGGCAATGGCGGTAACAATGGTAACGGAAAGAATAATGGAAACTAA
- a CDS encoding TerC family protein, translating into MDAALLLEYGWVLLILIGLEGILAADNAVVMAVMVKHLPPEQRKKALFYGLFGAFVFRFASLFLIAVLIDVWQVQAIGAAYLLYISISHVTKQIMTKKDESVEAEEAEKNAKGSGFWMTVLKVELADIAFAVDSMLAAVALALTLPAVGAFEIGGMDGGQFIVIFLGGLIGLIIMRFAAHWFVKLLGKYPLLETTAFLIVGWVGVKLAVLTLGHPNVQLIDTHFPHSTEWKIIFWSVLVLIAGGGYILAKKRGQESTVY; encoded by the coding sequence ATGGATGCAGCGTTATTATTGGAATATGGCTGGGTACTTCTCATTCTGATTGGACTTGAAGGGATCCTTGCAGCAGATAATGCGGTAGTAATGGCTGTCATGGTTAAACACCTGCCACCTGAACAGCGTAAAAAAGCATTATTCTATGGTTTATTCGGAGCATTTGTTTTCCGTTTTGCATCATTATTTTTAATTGCGGTTTTAATTGATGTCTGGCAGGTACAGGCAATAGGCGCGGCTTATCTGTTATACATTTCAATCAGTCATGTGACAAAACAGATTATGACTAAAAAAGATGAATCTGTTGAAGCTGAAGAAGCAGAAAAAAATGCGAAAGGTTCTGGATTCTGGATGACTGTCTTAAAAGTTGAGCTGGCGGACATTGCTTTCGCCGTTGACTCAATGCTTGCTGCAGTTGCACTGGCGCTGACGCTGCCTGCAGTTGGCGCATTTGAAATCGGCGGGATGGACGGAGGACAATTTATCGTCATTTTCCTGGGTGGTTTAATTGGACTAATCATCATGCGTTTCGCGGCTCACTGGTTTGTGAAGCTGCTTGGTAAATATCCACTACTTGAAACAACAGCATTCCTGATTGTTGGCTGGGTGGGTGTAAAGCTGGCGGTGCTGACACTGGGTCACCCGAATGTACAGCTGATTGATACACACTTCCCGCACTCAACTGAATGGAAAATTATTTTCTGGTCAGTGCTTGTATTAATTGCTGGTGGAGGATATATTCTGGCAAAGAAGCGTGGTCAGGAAAGTACTGTTTATTAA
- a CDS encoding TrkH family potassium uptake protein — MWQMLKDRIRKLKPAQLIVTYYFLAISLSFGLLRLPWVHQPGQEVSLIDSLFTAVSAVSVTGLTVIQISDTYTVFGIVMVMLILQLGGIGIMSLGTFVWLLIGKRIGLRERQLIMLDHNQYNLSGVVKLIIEIIKILLLIEAIGALLLSLYFTQFYETWAEAVLHGVFASVSATTNGGFDITGQSMIPYANDYFVQIITILLIILGAIGFPVLIELKQFLSHKSGPFRFSLFTKLTTITFGILLIIGTLLIYLIEFNERFADISWHQGLFYALFQSVSTRSGGLVTIEVSSFTEPTQLILSLLMFIGASPSSVGGGIRTTTLAIAVLFLINFSRGRHHIQVFGREIHLIDIFRSYVVIILAVLMSMVSVITIMILEDLDVIAVIFEVTSAFGTSGMSMGITPTLSTPSKIILMILMFIGRVGLISFLFMIGGNNKKEKFHYPKERVIIG; from the coding sequence ATGTGGCAGATGCTGAAAGACAGAATTAGAAAGCTAAAACCTGCCCAGCTGATTGTTACGTATTATTTTCTGGCAATCAGTTTGTCATTCGGGCTATTAAGACTGCCATGGGTACACCAGCCTGGGCAGGAAGTCTCCTTAATTGATTCATTATTTACTGCTGTAAGCGCAGTGAGTGTAACAGGACTCACCGTCATACAAATTTCAGATACATACACTGTTTTTGGGATCGTGATGGTTATGCTGATTTTGCAGCTTGGCGGAATTGGTATTATGTCTCTGGGAACTTTTGTATGGCTGTTAATAGGTAAAAGAATCGGATTGAGAGAACGGCAGCTGATTATGCTGGATCATAATCAATATAACTTATCCGGTGTAGTTAAGCTTATTATTGAAATCATTAAAATCCTGCTGCTTATTGAGGCAATCGGGGCCTTATTATTAAGTCTTTATTTTACCCAGTTTTATGAAACGTGGGCTGAAGCGGTTCTGCACGGCGTATTCGCTTCGGTTTCAGCTACGACTAATGGCGGTTTTGATATAACAGGACAATCAATGATTCCGTATGCAAATGATTACTTCGTACAAATCATCACAATACTACTGATTATTTTAGGTGCGATTGGATTTCCTGTACTGATTGAGTTAAAGCAGTTTTTAAGTCATAAATCAGGTCCGTTCCGGTTTTCTTTGTTTACAAAATTAACGACGATTACATTTGGAATCTTACTTATTATTGGGACGCTGCTTATTTACTTAATTGAATTCAATGAGCGATTTGCTGATATAAGCTGGCACCAGGGGCTTTTTTATGCGCTTTTTCAATCAGTCTCCACCCGATCAGGAGGTCTTGTTACGATCGAGGTAAGTTCATTTACAGAGCCAACTCAGTTAATATTAAGCCTTTTAATGTTTATCGGTGCTTCTCCAAGTTCTGTAGGCGGTGGGATCAGAACAACAACGTTGGCTATAGCGGTTCTTTTTCTGATCAATTTCTCGAGAGGAAGACACCACATCCAGGTGTTCGGAAGAGAGATCCATCTGATTGATATTTTCAGATCATACGTTGTCATTATCCTGGCAGTATTGATGTCTATGGTTTCTGTTATTACAATCATGATTCTTGAAGATCTGGATGTGATTGCTGTTATATTTGAAGTCACATCTGCATTCGGGACTTCCGGAATGTCTATGGGGATTACCCCGACACTATCAACGCCAAGTAAGATAATCCTGATGATTCTGATGTTTATCGGACGTGTTGGTCTGATCTCATTCCTGTTTATGATTGGCGGTAACAATAAAAAAGAGAAATTCCATTATCCAAAAGAAAGAGTCATTATCGGATAA
- a CDS encoding SDR family oxidoreductase has product MKTGYFVTGFPGFIGEKLLRKWLNEKDEKHIYLLVLPSMQQKAAERIEKIRNEIKTTSTIHIVQGDITKSNMGLSSTVSAYLKDKIHYVWHLAAAYDLAIEKPIAYRVNVTGTYHVNEWVKSLSDLKRYIYFSTAYVAGRRTGVIKETELIRPDHFRNYYEETKFEAEVLVDQLKKDMPVTILRPGIVKGDTVTGETSKFDGPYYLLNIFDKTKNLSRLPYISKSRAKLNVVPVEYVIEAACYLGRNGDSAGKTYHLTDPNPYPAREIYRFLLQKQTGKTPSGFVSHKLMDKALAIPKVRKHLGAEREGLEYFFWEGEFDQSETARDLNGSGIQCADFLEGLDAMVDFYNRHKHEKNYHTFIK; this is encoded by the coding sequence ATGAAAACTGGCTATTTTGTAACTGGATTTCCAGGGTTTATCGGTGAAAAATTATTAAGAAAATGGCTCAATGAAAAAGATGAAAAGCATATCTACCTGCTCGTATTGCCTTCGATGCAGCAAAAAGCTGCTGAAAGGATTGAAAAGATCAGAAATGAAATCAAGACGACGTCAACTATTCATATTGTTCAGGGAGATATTACAAAAAGTAATATGGGTTTATCATCAACAGTCTCCGCTTATTTAAAAGATAAGATTCACTATGTCTGGCATCTTGCAGCAGCATATGACCTGGCAATCGAAAAACCAATTGCCTACAGAGTGAATGTGACAGGTACGTACCATGTTAATGAATGGGTAAAATCATTATCTGATCTGAAACGCTATATCTATTTTAGTACTGCTTATGTCGCCGGCCGCAGAACCGGGGTCATTAAAGAAACTGAGCTGATCAGACCTGACCATTTCAGAAATTACTATGAGGAAACAAAGTTTGAGGCAGAGGTATTGGTCGATCAGCTGAAAAAGGATATGCCTGTGACCATTTTGCGCCCCGGTATTGTAAAAGGGGACACCGTTACAGGCGAAACAAGTAAGTTTGATGGTCCTTATTATTTACTGAATATATTTGATAAAACGAAAAATCTATCCAGACTCCCATATATCAGCAAAAGCCGTGCGAAGCTGAATGTCGTACCGGTTGAATATGTGATTGAAGCTGCCTGTTACTTAGGACGAAATGGAGACAGTGCAGGGAAAACCTATCATCTGACAGATCCAAATCCATATCCGGCAAGAGAAATATACCGTTTTCTCCTGCAGAAACAAACTGGAAAGACACCTTCGGGATTTGTTTCGCATAAGTTAATGGATAAAGCTCTCGCTATCCCAAAGGTCAGAAAGCATCTGGGGGCTGAAAGAGAAGGGCTTGAGTACTTCTTCTGGGAAGGAGAGTTTGATCAGTCTGAGACTGCACGGGATCTCAATGGATCAGGTATTCAATGTGCAGACTTTTTAGAAGGACTTGACGCCATGGTGGACTTTTATAATCGCCATAAGCATGAAAAAAATTACCATACATTTATAAAATAG
- a CDS encoding efflux RND transporter permease subunit, which yields MNISRFSIRRPVFTIVTMLIVLLIGTISLTRIPLQLIPNINAPVSVVVTSYPGAGPTEVLEKVTKPIEAQVAQLPGLENVQSTSTEGSNLVLLEFNFSTDIDEVEGDIRRAVEQVQLPDDANQPRVLKFDPSQFPVIQMSLRSSDEETNIRNLAEELEVELSRTEGVASVDISNSLAEEVRISLDQDELQTFGLTQTDISNVIQANNVSFPGDTVETDGKSLTTRILSTLTSVEEIEDLVVSADPATGDDITLADVASVELGEPEQSVITRANDESAVLISVLQEADANTADVSTAFQDALNELLEEEQYESVTADVLFDQGDYIQLAIGNIASSLIFGGLFAMAVLFLFLRNIKSPIIIGVAIPYSVIVTFVLMYFADFSLNIFTLGALALGIGMLVDNAIVVLENIYRHLGMKKDPKTAARDGAKEVASAITASTLTTIAVFIPVVFIEGLIGDLFTEFALTISFSLFASLVVALTVIPMLASKMLKEPKEDLEKKRRQSPFTKRFMGSVKWSLRHRWVPILITFILLGAGGFGIASVGTQFLPATDEGFFDISVSLENGTALEETEAVISAIEDELRQEGSIEVYLSQAGSSGQGGIDNSPDGSSGNIFVKMKPLEDRDISVFELIEKITPEIEEAATSVNETAEVSASLQTATGTSPQTLSFSVRDTNETRLNESVDQIRDALLELNTITEVETDLEDTVEEVQIEINREDARAAGLSPAQISQEVNAVTRGALTTQIITDDSDVYDVYIQYEEEIANTIEGLEDLALRTPSGEFVTLSEVAEISIGEGPVSIQRIDQQAAVGFTASYTTNTNLGAVSQEVDDAIADLNLADETEVVFGGDRELLEDSIMDMLLAVGLAVVLVYFVMAAQFESFKYPFVIMFTVPLMVIGVAIAQFVTQTPVSVTSIIGLLILTGIVVNNGIVLVDYINQRKAAGMASYDAIYTSVRDRARPILMTALTTILGLVPLALGIGEGTEINQPMAITVIGGLISSTFLTLFIVPIVYSFLDPETRKMNKKQKAK from the coding sequence TTGAACATCAGTCGTTTTTCAATCAGACGGCCCGTATTTACAATCGTAACAATGCTGATTGTTCTTTTAATAGGTACAATCTCGTTAACCAGGATCCCGCTTCAGCTGATCCCGAACATTAATGCGCCGGTCTCAGTTGTCGTTACATCCTATCCGGGGGCAGGCCCGACAGAAGTGCTTGAAAAAGTTACAAAGCCCATTGAGGCACAGGTGGCACAGCTTCCCGGGCTTGAAAATGTCCAGTCTACTTCAACAGAGGGATCTAACCTGGTCCTGCTTGAGTTTAACTTTTCAACAGATATTGATGAGGTTGAAGGGGATATCAGACGGGCAGTGGAGCAGGTGCAATTGCCGGATGATGCAAATCAGCCCCGTGTTCTTAAATTTGACCCGTCTCAGTTCCCTGTTATACAGATGAGTCTCAGATCTTCAGATGAAGAAACGAATATCCGTAATCTTGCTGAAGAACTTGAAGTGGAACTCTCAAGAACAGAAGGCGTTGCGAGTGTAGATATCTCAAACTCTCTTGCTGAGGAAGTCAGAATTTCACTTGATCAGGACGAGCTTCAGACATTTGGTCTGACTCAGACAGATATCTCAAATGTAATCCAGGCTAATAATGTTTCGTTCCCTGGTGACACTGTTGAAACAGATGGTAAGAGCCTGACCACAAGGATTTTGAGCACATTAACTTCAGTAGAGGAAATTGAAGATCTTGTTGTCTCAGCAGATCCTGCCACAGGTGATGATATAACGCTTGCGGATGTCGCAAGCGTAGAGCTCGGAGAACCGGAGCAGTCAGTGATCACACGTGCAAATGATGAAAGTGCCGTCCTGATCAGTGTTTTACAGGAAGCAGATGCAAACACAGCGGACGTTTCCACTGCATTTCAAGATGCGCTTAATGAATTACTTGAAGAAGAACAGTATGAAAGCGTAACAGCAGATGTGCTCTTTGATCAGGGGGATTACATCCAGCTTGCGATAGGGAATATTGCCAGTTCATTAATTTTCGGTGGACTTTTCGCGATGGCAGTATTGTTCTTATTTCTGAGAAATATTAAGAGTCCGATTATTATTGGTGTGGCAATCCCATATTCAGTCATTGTGACTTTTGTATTGATGTACTTTGCAGATTTCTCACTTAATATTTTCACGCTCGGTGCATTGGCACTTGGAATTGGGATGCTGGTCGATAATGCGATCGTTGTACTTGAAAATATTTACAGACATCTGGGAATGAAAAAAGATCCTAAGACAGCTGCAAGAGATGGTGCTAAAGAGGTAGCAAGTGCGATTACAGCATCTACTCTTACCACGATTGCTGTTTTTATACCAGTCGTATTCATAGAAGGATTAATTGGTGATTTATTTACTGAATTTGCCTTAACTATTTCATTCAGTTTATTTGCCTCACTGGTCGTCGCTTTAACAGTTATTCCGATGCTCGCGAGCAAAATGCTGAAAGAACCAAAAGAAGACCTTGAGAAAAAGAGAAGGCAATCTCCATTTACAAAACGCTTTATGGGGTCGGTTAAATGGTCTCTCAGACACAGATGGGTGCCAATTCTTATTACATTTATCCTGCTGGGTGCAGGTGGTTTCGGCATTGCATCAGTCGGAACTCAATTCCTTCCGGCCACTGATGAAGGTTTCTTTGATATCAGTGTCTCACTTGAAAATGGTACTGCTTTAGAAGAAACTGAAGCGGTCATCTCGGCAATTGAAGATGAATTAAGACAGGAGGGCTCAATTGAAGTTTATCTGAGTCAGGCTGGCTCCTCCGGTCAGGGTGGAATTGATAATTCACCTGATGGTTCGTCAGGTAATATCTTTGTCAAGATGAAGCCGCTTGAAGATCGTGACATATCAGTATTCGAACTGATTGAAAAGATCACACCTGAAATAGAAGAGGCAGCAACTTCAGTAAACGAAACTGCAGAAGTGTCTGCTTCTCTGCAGACTGCAACAGGTACTTCACCACAAACTTTATCATTCAGTGTAAGGGATACAAATGAAACCCGTCTGAATGAATCTGTTGATCAGATCAGAGATGCATTACTGGAGCTCAATACGATCACTGAGGTTGAAACTGACCTTGAAGATACAGTTGAAGAAGTTCAAATTGAGATTAACCGTGAAGATGCAAGAGCAGCTGGACTGTCTCCTGCCCAGATTTCCCAGGAAGTGAATGCTGTTACAAGAGGGGCATTGACAACCCAGATTATCACGGACGATTCAGACGTTTATGACGTATATATTCAATATGAAGAAGAAATTGCCAATACAATTGAAGGACTTGAAGATCTAGCGCTAAGGACACCATCAGGAGAGTTTGTAACTCTTAGTGAGGTTGCAGAGATCTCGATTGGGGAAGGTCCTGTATCGATACAGAGAATAGACCAGCAGGCCGCAGTAGGATTTACAGCTTCCTATACGACAAATACAAACCTTGGTGCGGTCTCGCAGGAAGTGGATGATGCAATTGCAGATCTGAATCTTGCTGATGAAACTGAAGTAGTATTTGGTGGAGACAGAGAGCTGCTTGAAGATTCAATTATGGATATGCTTTTAGCAGTAGGTCTTGCAGTTGTATTAGTGTACTTTGTAATGGCTGCACAGTTTGAGTCATTTAAGTACCCGTTTGTTATTATGTTTACAGTACCGCTAATGGTTATCGGTGTTGCGATTGCGCAATTCGTTACGCAAACACCTGTCAGCGTAACCTCGATTATCGGGTTGTTGATCCTGACCGGTATTGTTGTAAATAATGGAATCGTACTTGTTGACTATATTAATCAGCGAAAAGCTGCCGGTATGGCAAGTTACGATGCGATTTATACATCCGTCAGAGACCGTGCACGTCCAATTCTGATGACTGCACTAACAACCATCCTTGGGCTGGTGCCATTAGCACTCGGAATCGGTGAAGGAACGGAAATTAATCAGCCGATGGCCATTACAGTGATTGGAGGACTTATCAGTTCGACATTCCTGACACTGTTCATTGTGCCGATCGTCTATAGTTTCCTTGATCCGGAAACAAGAAAAATGAATAAGAAGCAGAAGGCGAAATAA
- the nhaC gene encoding Na+/H+ antiporter NhaC, with amino-acid sequence MKKIHQEILPSLTEGALIVVMIIAIMSVSMIGFGSVPHMPIMISILLLILFGLIKKAPFKKLQEGMISGAASGMAAIFIFLFIGVLISSFMLSGTIPTLMYYGLYLTDFPFFFTAVFAITAIIGISIGSSLTTVATVGVVFISIAGSLDLSLAVTAGAIVSGAFFGDKMSPLSDTTNLASSVVGVDLFTHIRHMSWTTIPAFVLTAVFFMLFSSDQKAGNSGISAIRDQLLDTGLVHLYSLLPILLLFIFAAKKIPALMTLISAILFSIVITYFHSTVPVSELFQVLFSGYSASSENEQINELLNRGGVESMMFTISLVFLALGLGGLLFTTGVIPALFEKINHSKNTLVKAAGTAVGTNVLIGEQYLSILLTGETFAHKVDEEKIERKNLSRVLEDAGTVINPLVPWGVCGVFITGVLGVEVIDYLPFAFFCLISPVLTLLYVFTGWTVTRAE; translated from the coding sequence ATGAAAAAGATTCATCAGGAAATTCTGCCTTCTTTAACAGAGGGAGCACTGATTGTTGTAATGATCATTGCCATTATGAGTGTAAGTATGATTGGTTTTGGTTCCGTGCCTCATATGCCAATTATGATATCGATCCTACTTTTAATTTTATTCGGATTGATTAAAAAAGCACCATTCAAAAAGTTGCAGGAAGGAATGATTTCAGGCGCAGCTTCCGGAATGGCAGCAATTTTTATCTTTTTGTTTATAGGTGTGTTAATCAGTTCATTTATGCTGTCGGGCACAATTCCGACACTCATGTACTACGGGTTGTATTTAACTGATTTTCCATTTTTCTTTACCGCTGTATTTGCGATTACAGCCATTATCGGAATCAGTATAGGCAGCTCTCTGACTACTGTTGCAACAGTCGGTGTGGTATTCATTAGTATTGCCGGTTCACTTGATCTATCTCTGGCGGTAACAGCGGGTGCGATTGTATCAGGTGCTTTTTTCGGTGATAAAATGTCTCCGCTGTCTGATACAACGAACTTAGCTTCATCCGTTGTGGGTGTCGATCTCTTTACCCATATCCGCCATATGTCATGGACAACGATTCCGGCATTTGTTTTAACGGCAGTATTTTTTATGCTTTTTTCATCTGATCAGAAAGCCGGAAATAGCGGAATCTCGGCAATCAGAGACCAATTGTTGGACACAGGGTTGGTCCATTTATACAGCCTGCTGCCGATTCTCTTACTGTTTATTTTTGCAGCTAAAAAAATTCCAGCGCTGATGACACTCATATCAGCCATTCTGTTCAGTATTGTGATTACTTATTTTCACAGTACTGTACCAGTATCAGAGCTCTTTCAGGTTTTATTTTCAGGTTATTCAGCTTCATCCGAGAACGAGCAGATTAATGAACTGCTGAACCGAGGTGGGGTTGAGTCAATGATGTTCACGATTTCACTTGTATTCCTTGCCCTGGGACTCGGTGGATTATTATTTACGACAGGTGTAATTCCTGCGCTCTTTGAGAAAATAAATCATTCAAAAAATACGCTCGTTAAAGCAGCGGGTACAGCTGTTGGAACAAACGTGCTGATCGGTGAACAGTATTTATCAATTCTTCTGACAGGCGAAACATTTGCCCATAAAGTGGATGAAGAAAAAATTGAAAGAAAGAATCTGTCAAGGGTACTTGAAGATGCCGGCACGGTGATCAATCCGCTGGTACCATGGGGCGTGTGCGGTGTATTCATTACAGGTGTTTTAGGCGTTGAGGTGATTGATTACCTTCCTTTTGCTTTCTTTTGCCTGATCTCTCCGGTCCTGACATTGCTTTATGTTTTCACTGGATGGACTGTTACGAGAGCCGAATGA
- a CDS encoding EAL domain-containing protein — protein sequence MVTKCVNCGVSMRFSEEGTFHLKNVSESEIKSLSFPVIGLGGAYKAGYENLNQLESMADEVIQVNNHIECGISSKNHYAQYMNADLFKIRLENRETVEFIQDGKLVSHLQPIVNISSGELYAYESLLRADSSEKKISPYELFQVANQAEMHSLLDQRAREEAIRARKNHIPSGIKSFINFLPSTIYNPEYCLQHTFHVVNKYQVDPADLVFEVVETEKIQDVDHLKKVFKTYKREGMKVALDDVGAGFSTIEMLKMLEPNYVKIDRSFVDRCDEDMKKQEFLAEVNHISKELGITVLAEGLERVEELRICKEIGIDLCQGYLIGKPEPTATTPIINTSVAS from the coding sequence ATGGTTACCAAGTGTGTAAACTGCGGAGTTAGTATGAGATTTTCAGAAGAGGGCACTTTTCATCTGAAAAATGTCAGTGAAAGTGAAATAAAATCGCTGTCTTTCCCGGTCATTGGTTTGGGTGGTGCATATAAAGCCGGTTATGAAAACCTGAATCAGCTTGAAAGTATGGCAGATGAAGTGATTCAGGTGAACAATCACATTGAATGTGGAATTTCATCGAAGAATCACTATGCTCAATATATGAATGCTGACTTGTTTAAAATAAGGCTTGAAAACAGGGAAACAGTCGAATTTATACAGGATGGAAAGCTGGTCAGCCATCTTCAGCCGATTGTTAATATTTCCTCAGGAGAGCTGTATGCATATGAGTCACTGCTGAGAGCTGACAGCAGTGAAAAGAAAATCTCGCCTTATGAACTGTTCCAGGTAGCCAATCAGGCTGAAATGCACTCGCTGCTTGATCAGAGAGCAAGAGAGGAAGCGATACGTGCAAGGAAAAACCACATTCCTTCAGGTATTAAAAGCTTTATTAATTTTCTTCCTTCTACTATTTATAATCCTGAATACTGCCTGCAGCATACATTCCATGTTGTAAATAAGTATCAGGTTGACCCTGCCGACCTTGTTTTTGAAGTTGTTGAGACTGAAAAAATCCAGGATGTAGATCATTTAAAGAAAGTATTTAAAACATATAAGCGTGAGGGAATGAAGGTTGCACTTGATGATGTAGGAGCGGGTTTTTCAACGATTGAGATGCTGAAAATGCTCGAACCTAATTATGTGAAAATAGACCGTTCATTTGTTGACCGCTGTGATGAAGATATGAAAAAACAGGAATTTCTGGCTGAAGTCAATCACATTTCAAAAGAACTTGGTATTACTGTATTAGCAGAAGGCCTTGAGAGAGTGGAAGAGTTAAGAATCTGTAAAGAGATCGGTATTGATCTCTGTCAGGGATACTTAATCGGTAAGCCTGAGCCGACAGCAACAACACCAATCATTAATACATCAGTCGCATCCTGA